Proteins co-encoded in one Arachis stenosperma cultivar V10309 chromosome 7, arast.V10309.gnm1.PFL2, whole genome shotgun sequence genomic window:
- the LOC130940700 gene encoding exocyst complex component EXO70B1-like codes for MDSNSPEAVQVNSGSQMDVDSQEQEEDMQVDSEEAVQQANSESQEAKTDIALIMPKLTAYINVIRTNNSTVIDAIHNYLGQYLRSEEIDDLDFKEHISIDASNSVINAIHPDMIDNLHEAVMMMLEAGFDRECCNEYSKFRTNCLGSYLSYMKTLQPQLGFEENAKKGTKFFNHEIREWTKVSNVIVRVLLPSERTLCQRAFLRYTEAKNLALMEVCRPLLISILDSAVKHAVELARSNKIEYFSRISRVVKAFHDLMPEIESLFPGPEPLGDLIRNEVINTRKKLGKATMDILERLEDWIYKENEMASFYGGLYPIISWDVMNCLGEICEAWTVIGLEKVLEEIPMVSDGEGTAPCSSFSIQFNRIIEMLNSHVEIESKKYTDPAEGYIFMMNSQRYIQQKIIDCQSKMSTILLMANGAIDENNAKARQNLEDYRQSSWDEVLGLLKQGNRDERNEVESMKENLKLFNVQFKEICRVQSTWFVLDEELRKEIRETIEEILLPSYGTFIGKFQKVLGSDADRYIEYSMYDIDALLNDLFRGGN; via the coding sequence ATGGATTCGAATTCTCCAGAGGCTGTGCAAGTTAATTCAGGTTCACAAATGGATGTAGATTcacaagaacaagaagaagacatgcaAGTGGATTCAGAAGAAGCCGTGCAACAAGCCAATTCAGAATCGCAAGAAGCGAAAACAGATATTGCTCTGATCATGCCAAAACTCACTGCTTATATAAACGTGATAAGGACTAATAATTCCACGGTGATTGATGCGATTCACAACTACTTGGGACAATACCTTCGATCCGAAGAAATCGATGACTTGGACTTCAAGGAACATATCTCAATCGATGCCTCCAACTCGGTGATCAACGCGATTCATCCAGATATGATTGATAACCTCCACGAAGCAGTTATGATGATGCTCGAAGCAGGCTTCGACAGAGAATGTTGCAACGAGTACAGCAAATTTCGCACGAATTGCTTAGGAAGCTACCTGTCATATATGAAGACTCTGCAGCCACAGCTTGGATTTGAGGAAAATGCTAAGAAGGGGACAAAGTTTTTTAATCATGAGATTAGGGAATGGACTAAAGTTTCAAATGTAATTGTGAGGGTCTTGCTTCCAAGTGAAAGAACACTCTGCCAGCGCGCTTTCTTGCGTTACACGGAAGCTAAGAATCTTGCTTTAATGGAGGTTTGTAGGCCGTTGCTGATTAGCATACTAGATTCCGCGGTTAAACATGCAGTTGAACTTGCTCGCTCCaataaaattgaatatttttccAGGATCTCAAGAGTGGTCAAAGCATTTCATGACTTGATGCCGGAGATTGAGTCGCTGTTTCCCGGCCCTGAGCCACTTGGCGATTTGATAAGAAATGAAGTCATCAACACTAGAAAGAAGTTGGGGAAAGCAACTATGGACATTCTTGAGAGGCTAGAGGATTGGATTTACAAGGAGAATGAGATGGCGAGTTTTTATGGAGGGCTTTATCCGATAATCTCTTGGGATGTGATGAACTGCTTGGGGGAAATCTGTGAAGCTTGGACTGTCATCGGCCTTGAGAAAGTTCTAGAAGAGATTCCAATGGTTTCTGATGGAGAAGGAACTGCTCCTTGTTCTTCATTCTCTATTCAGTTTAATAGGATAATAGAGATGTTAAATAGCCATGTGGAAATCGAATCTAAGAAATATACTGACCCTGCTGAGGGCTATATTTTCATGATGAATAGTCAGAGGTATATACAACAGAAGATAATTGATTGTCAATCGAAAATGAGCACGATTTTGCTGATGGCGAATGGCGCGATCGATGAGAATAATGCCAAGGCGAGACAGAATCTCGAAGATTATCGCCAAAGCTCGTGGGATGAGGTTCTTGGGCTTTTGAAGCAGGGCAACAGAGACGAGCGAAATGAGGTGGAATCTATGAAAGAGAATCTCAAATTGTTCAATGTTCAGTTTAAGGAAATATGCAGGGTTCAGTCTACATGGTTTGTTCTTGATGAAGAGCTAAGAAAGGAAATAAGAGAGACCATAGAGGAAATTTTGTTGCCAAGTTATGGAACCTTCATTGGTAAGTTtcagaaagttcttggttctgATGCTGATAGGTACATTGAGTATTCAATGTATGACATTGATGCTCTACTCAATGATTTGTTTCGCGGAGGCAATTGA
- the LOC130939634 gene encoding uncharacterized protein LOC130939634, with product MMLQEEKLFKGFESLKIEFEEGDHVFLKVTPTTGVGRAIKTKKLNPRYIGPFQILERIGPVAYRMALPPHLSNLHDVFHVSQLRKYTPDASHVLEPESVQLREDLTLPVAPVRIDDTSIKRLRGKDVSLVKVAWSRGGVEEHTWELESEMRTDYPH from the exons atgatgcttcaagaggagaagttgttCAAGGggttcgagagtctgaaaattg aatttgaggaaggggACCATGtcttccttaaggttactccgactacaggagtaggtagggcaattaaaacaaagaagttgaaccctcgatacattggtccatttcagatcctggagaggattggaccggtggcgtatcggatggctctaccacctcatctttcgaacctgcacgacgtgtttcatgtgtcgcagcttcggaagtacactcctgatgctagccatgtgttagaacctgagtcggttcagttaagggaagatttgacgcttccagtggctccagtcagaattgatgatactagtatcaaacggttgcgtgggaAAGATGTTTCTTTAgtgaaagtggcttggagtcgaggtggtgttgaggaacacacttgggaacttgagtcggagatgcgaacggattatccgcat